A region of the Jaculus jaculus isolate mJacJac1 chromosome 10, mJacJac1.mat.Y.cur, whole genome shotgun sequence genome:
ggtggcacatgcatctggatttcgtttgcagtggctagaggccctggtgcacccattctctctacatttctctctttccaataaataagtaaataaaataaaaaattaaaataaaacaaaaagatcagACGAGTAAGTGGCCAACCCGGAAGATGAGATAGGGTAAATGCATTATTAATCCACAAACTGAATAAGCCATCTgaaatgtgtttgtaattaaaataataataataataacaataaattttgGTACCTCCACACCCCACTACCAACTTAGCCACATTTACAAACCTTTTCCATTTCTCTTCACTGTCTCTCATACACACAATTTTGGTGGATGGGAATTTCTTGCTATACAAAGACAGAACACAGATTCAGGAAGATGCAAAGCATTTTTCTCAATCCAGGTCTTTGTGTGAGGTCTGGGACACAGGCTTATTTTCTAGAACAATGGGGGGTTCCGAAATCAGAAGATCATCCTCCCCAAAGGAGGAGTTCTGGTCCATGTTCACGAAGTTGGGGATATCAAACTTCATGAACCTGCTCATCTCTTCCTCTGGCAGCCTGCCACTTCTGACGGCTCCCTGGAGCTGGACAGCGCTGTCGAAGGCTGTCGTTTGCTGACGAGCTGTGGCTCTGTCCAGGTGTTCCACCTCATTGACATAGCAGTGAAAGAGGGACCTGGACTCCTCAGTACCGTGGCGAGAAAACACCTTCTCTGGTTCCAGAGGTTTCCCAAAGTCTGACACGAAGCTGTTCATTCTGAATCTCTTCTCTGAAGACTCTGCAttgctttaaagaaaacaaaaacaaggttgCTTTGGCCACAGCTCGTTTACATGTAGGATCATGGTTTTCTGCATGTAGGGCAGACCCAGATGTTTCCATTGAGCACCTCCTGGGTGTCCCTTCAAAGATATGCAGatagaaactgctagaggaaaaagtaggggaaacccttcaacatattggtcttggcaaagactttctgaatacaactccaattgctcaggcaataaaaccacagattcatcactgggacctcatgaaattacaaagattttgcactgcaaaggacacagtgaaaaaagcaaagaggcaacctacagaatgggaaaaaatcttcgccagctatatatctgatagaggattaatatctaggatatacaaagaactcaaaaagttaaataataaggaatcaaacaagccaatcaaaaaatgggctatggagctaaatagagcattctcaaaggaagaaatacgaatggcatataagcatctaaaaaaatgttctacatcactagtcatcagggaaatgcagattaaaactacattgagattccatctcactcctgtcagattggccaccatcatgagaacaaatgatcataaatgttggcggggatgtgggaaaagaggaacccttctacactgctggtgggaatgcaatctggtccagccattgtggaaatcagtgtggaggttcctaaaacagctaaagattgatctaccacatgacccagctatagcactcctaggcatatatccgaaagaatcatctcatttccttagaagtacgtgctcaaccatgtttattgctgctcaatttataatagctaggaactggaaccagcctagatgtccctcaactgatgagtggataatgaagatgtggcacatttatacaatggggttctactcagcagtaaagaaaaatgaagttatgaaatttgcagaaaaatggatggacctggaaaggattatactaagtgaggtaacccaggcccagaaagccaagcaccacatgttgtccctcatatgtggatcctagctacagatgactgggcttctgcattagaatgaaaatacttagtagaagaggccagtaagttaaaaagaagatataaagaggagagaaaggaagggcggagggtacttaataggttggtattgtatatatgtaagtacaatgattgagatggggaggtaatatgatagagaatggaatgtcaaaggggaaagtgtgggggggagggagggtattaccatgggatttttttttataatcatggaaaatgttaataaaaattaaatttaaaaaagaaaaataaataaaattaaaaattaaattaaaaagatatgcAGATAACCACCATCAATGAGAGACATCACTTCTTTTATGTGTGCAtgaatgcacatgcatatatgtttgtgagtatgtgtgtgtgtgtgtgtgtgtgcatggtctgGTACAAGTGTGGAGGTGAGCAGAAAACTGTGGTTGTATccttaccttctaccttgttctgagacagggtctcattgctCAGTGTTGGCATATGCCAAGCGAACCCTGTaagcttctggaagattctcctgcctccacctaccTCCCATCTTGCCTTAGGCAttgtgggattaaagacacctGCTACAGCCTCCAGCTTCATGGGGGTCCTGGGACTCTgcactcaggtactcatgcttgcagggcaagtgctttctctgctgagtcatctcaccagcctgacAGACATCATTTATGAACACGTACAAGGAAATCCAAAACAAATGCTTCCAAGTGAAAGTCCCAACATTGTTCTGGACGACACAAAGAATCTCCCAACCCTCTGTGTGCACCCTATCTATCTCAGtgggattttaaaaaatcctttatttatttattttcaaagggagagagagaatgagcacaccagggcatctagacaCTGCAATTGATCTCCAataacatgtgccactttgtatatctggctttatgtgggtactgaggaattgagcccaggtcattaggctttgcaggtaaacaccttaaccactgagccatttcgcCAACCCATAGTGGGATTCTTAGATGTGCTTCATGAGAGCCACTTGAAGTGCTTCTAAAAATGCATATTTCTACTTGCAACCTCAGAATCTCTGCCCAGTCATCAGTATTTTCATGGCCTCCCCAAGGATCATTACTATGCTGAAGTTCAGAGCCATCAGGCCTATATCATGTCAGCCGGAACGACACTGCAATCTCATAGTGGACAGTAATTGTTTGTCAAGTCACTGGATTTTCCCTTTATCTTACTTGATTCTTAAATTAACATGTGCAATCACATAGGGCAGAAATTgtatattcattttataaatgtataaagTAAGGTTAGGAGCAAGTTACTTGCTTGAGTTGCACGGTCAATTAGTAACCAAGTAGGAATAGAAACCAAGTGCCTAATTCCTTGTTCCTTAATGTGGAGGAATTTAGAGGTCAGTGCTAATgaacaagtgaatgaatgaataaaacaatttttaaataatccAAAACGGGGTCAGATCAGGAAAATCTGATACTCCATCTCCTTTCTCACTATTCTCCTTGAAGTAcagaatcccactgaagaggaATAGATGCGCGATAGTCTGTTTCataggcagtcagccagggacagaggcccaaggagcACATGAATGTCTccctgcctgccctggcaggactagaacccacgTCTGACCTAGTCTCATCCAGATGGCTGTTAGCACCACTAACCAGCAGCAgcttcttgcttcttcctcagtttAGCCTCACACCTCACACCTCGGTAGGCTGGCTCCTCCCAAGTCAGCTGCTTGAATCCAACAACCAATCAGGTCTCACCCTTACACACCCGAGTGTGATGACGACACTCATTCTAATTGGCTGTTTAACCTATGAAAGAGCCTCACCACGTGTGTAAACCTCCTCTGGGTGCCCTtggtcctcagggtctgtctaaAGGCAAGTGTGCaagtctctctcccccttgccaGCATGGCTACGAAGGGAAAGGGAGGATTTGTCTGTCTGTGAGCTTTCCTGCCTTGTTCTAGATGCTTCCTTGCTCCACTACAAGTGTGACCTCCCTTTAAGCCCTGAGTCCTTTACTATGACTTGATGTTTTCTGACACCCTGTGTGAGTGTGAAGGTGAAGGGGATCTTGGAGCTTGAACTAACACTCCCATGCTTTGCCTtccgcatgtgtgtgtgtatgtgtgtgcacgcacacgtaAGCataagcaagtgtgtgtgtgcacacggtGCATGCCCACCTGCCTTCTCCAGAGGAATCCTGAAGATTCTTTATGGGAAGGAGATTTCCTCCTGTTCCCCTTTCCAGTTGAGCAAGGGGGAGAAGTCTTCTCTGGCTTGAGCCTTCCAGTTAGCCTCCCCCCAGGTTCCTAACTtgccctaaaataaacctcataattcataatttacccttcttggagtccatgttttcaattctttgctaactcaGGTAAAAAtctaaaagttgggctggagagatggcttagtggttaagcgcttgcctgtgaagcctaaggaccctggtttgaggctcgattccccagcacccacattagccagatgcacaagggggcgcatgtgtctggagttcattttcagtggctggaggccctggtgcgcccattctctctctcttttgctccccccaactctctctctctctccctccctctttctctctctgttgctctcattctctctgctgctctcaattaaattaaaaaaaaatacattccaaagcaaaccaaaatcaaaattaaataaataaacaagcaaacaacaaccaTAAAACCAACTAACCAGAAACATTCCTGGATTTCATGTCAGCCATCCTAGAGGCTCTGCCATCCAGCCAGCTGAGGGGCTCTTAGGTCAGCCTTTCTCCTAGCACGGTCTCCTAGGTAACATCAGGAAAGTGATTCTCCTCCAAAGCcttgaattttttaatgttattacaAAGTCTAGTTTTGTACTTCATTGCTTACTCAGCAAATGGATGGAGATGGTCAGGAGCCCAGTATTCAGCACGCTATGTATTTAGAATTCAGGGACAAGCCACCGGAAACCCTGAAGGTGCGCTTTAATGAAAATTCAAGTGCACTTTGTCTTTCAGGAAATGACTCAGCCCACAAGGGTCACTCCACTAGGGCTGAAGTGATGTTTGTGATTGCAGGTGAGTGTGCCAGCAACCAACCTGTGACCTAACAAAGAGCTAAAATGTCCCCTTGGAAAAAGAGACACTTAAAAGCATATAGAAACAGCGTGCTTCAGATTGCCATGGCCGCACCATGCCCAGATGCTAGGGCCAAGCAAGCACCCGCAAAACAGCAACAGAACCAGAAGCCCAGCTGTGAGCagtgcccccacccctctgtgcAAGCCGCGTCTCCTCAGATCCTTGTTGGAGAACTCAAGTGCACAGACCAAGGCCCAAGAATTTTGTCTCTCTAGAACGGTACCAGCGCAGTGGACTTAAACTAAAGCACCGGGAGCTGCCTCTCTGGCCCCTGGTTCTGGCACTAAAGCAGGCCTTCTCCTGCTACTCTGTCTCATTGCAAGGACTGTTCAGACTAGCTGTGGTAAGGTGTTTGGTTCTCTCTCCTGGAGAACAGCCCCAGGTCCACACTTGTACACTCAGAGGCTGTGCATTTTGTACTCAATACATTAACCTCTTCTCTTTATacaaaatacttttatatatttgcaagcagagagagaatgggcacacgagggcctctagccactgaaaaagaactccagatgcatgcaccacttggtgtagcctggctttatgtgggcactggggaatcaaacttggattgttaggttttgcaggcaagtgccttaactgctgaaccatctctccagcccctcttctctctctctctctctctctctctctctctttttcatcaaCAGATAGGATAAACAACCTCTGTCTTTGTCTACAGTGTTTCCTCCCATGGCTTCAGCTACTCATGATCTCAACAGATTCATGGAAAATACCAGAAATAAACAATGTATAAGTTTTAAATACTGTTGGAATCAGCCTGAATGGAGAAATGGCTGGGCGTGAATATAGACTCCAGGCACAATGATATGGGAGGCCGAACAAATGAAGTACATCCCGCTCTTTCCTTCATCTATATTTGGCTAAAGGAAGCCATCTTGTCCTTGCTGCCTCCCCCAGTGCTCCCCACATCTCCAACCCTGCTCAAGAGTGGGCCATGGAGCTCCCTCCCGATGGTCCCTGGATATCATGAACCACATGGCCAGCAGTTTGCACCTTTCACAACTGGCCAGCCTGGGAGGCTACAAGAGCTCTGATGCTATGGTAATGACTTCAAAGAAGGTAATGAAAACCCAACCCTTGAGGGTTCCAGTATTAAAACAGCCTGGCCCTCATGAGTGACACCTGAGAATACTGGGGCATTTAATGAAACGATGATCAGAGCATGCTCTCTATGCAGCCAGTGAGGAGTGTCTTCAGATTTGAGGAAAGAATCACACGCACTTTCCTTAAATGTCTTTTCAGATTCACCAACTATGTGCTTCTGAGGGTTGGGGTACCACTCTACCACCTGTGGTAGGGAGAAGAGGGGGCCAGCTGATCTCTAAGGAAAGTTCACCCCACCTGCTTTATTATTTCAGAAAGCCAGCCTGTCCCaacaggaattgatggtaagaccctattgctgaagactccacatacttgggctgcaaggctactgagaaatcctgctggaactgacctgataacctcctccatgtagaccagctgacagaaagctggaagaagccactctacATGCAgtacaatgggagaaagagataccaacagtgaagatactcaacagtggacactgcaagccttataattggccagccatgccaaatgagccaatgggtgcaatagtggcatgtctgtcatggtggaaaccaactgccctccagttggattGGAGgtccactccaagggagggaatacatctctgatactgaaaacttaaaacaggggttgtcatgagccctaggggtgtgacatctgctgatgtctggataagtgtatatactatgcttatcaaactgcccagtaagcacttctcttcatattcatacccttatattaatgctactctcactttgggtagagaatcttctcttttcagatggccgtgaccttgggatgactcagaaggtatcatggtgctggaaagaagtggctagagtaccgagtaacatctcgatcacaccttccaaggctcagggtctaatgcggaagaggtggtagaaagaatgtaagagccaaaggcaggggaggactccttacaacgtgctccctccagacacaaaatggcctggatatccatgacctcatagtgcctgacactacctacacaagaccatcataagaggagggaaagatcatgacatcaaaataaaagagagacttattgagatggggagggaatatgatggagaatggaatttcaaaggggaaaatgggggagggagggagagtattatcaTGGGctattctttataatcatggaaaatgttttaaaaattgagaaaatataaaataagatttttaaaaaaagaaagccagcctGTCCATCCACAGTTCTGGCTATAGCCATGAACATTAAAAAACTACAAGGCACAAACATCTTGAATTCCATCTTAATTAAAATTATAGTTGAtgctgggcgtgatggctcatgcctttaagcccaacactcgggaagcagaggtaggaggttcactgtcactttgaggccagcctgaaactatatagtaaatttcaggtcagtctaggctagagtgacgccccatcttgaaaaaaaagagagaaagaaagaaaaaaagaaaggaagaaagaaagaaagaaagaaagaaaggaaggaaggaaggaaggaaggaaggaaggaaggaaggaaggaaggaagaaatacagtTGAAACCAGAAGCCACAGGCATCAACAATTGGAACCTTGAAAGAGTAGCTAGCAATAAGCACCAGGTTAGATCTATCATCATGAAATGACAGACTAGGAAAACTATTTTCCAGAAAGCCTGGAATCACCAAGAATCCTAGTGGCTTCAGTTACTTCAGTTTCTGCCTTGTCATCATGCCAGTGTGTTTGTAAATTCTGTGTCATCCCGAAGTTTGTGAAATAATGCCTTTTTATATTGATAGAAGCCTAAGCcctggtgacctcgaactcatggcaatcctcctacctctgcctcccgagtgctgggattaaaggcgtgagccaccatgcccggcttgatttggatttatttttgacTGCAACGTCCTGCACTTTCCCAGCCAGGGGAAACTGTTCACCCTGTCTGACACTTGGCACCTAAACAGGCATTATCTCACAGGGAACCCATCCAGTCCTTTGACACCCATGAAGTAACTATTTTCATTCTCCACAACACCTGACCCTCTCATCTACTTTCAGCTCCCCAGATTCCTCTTCCTGATATTCCTGACCCCTCCCCTTGCACCACTGCCCTTCCAGTATCCTCGCCCACCAATCCCCACAGTCATGCTACAGTCCAGCCACAAAGGACCTGACTGCCCCTCTGTACCTCTGCTTGGGATGTCCGCCTGTCCACTAGGCTCCTCTTCCCATCTGGGCTCTGATCTAACAACAGGAAGGGATCTGCCCACCCTCTGTTCTCCCGCCATCTTTTCTTGGCTTCTCTCACAGATCGTCCTGTTCTGCCtcatgtcagagctacatgtctCTGGTGTTTGGCTCCTGCCGAGAGAAATTCTATATTGTCACGTTTTAGCATCCTTCAAAAGGCCTCACAGGACTTGGGCCACAGTAAGTGCTCTGTGAAATACCAGGCTCTGAATGACAATATCTACAGCTTGTCCAAAAACCCTGACAGCTATAAGAACCATAGCCACCCTCAAATCTCTCTTTCGGTGAAAGGCTGTTCAGTGTGGATGACAGACAGACTCCCGCCTCTGTCTGCAGAGTACAACGCAGGTTGTGCTCCGAGCTTCCCCACAGGGATCCTTCAGACCCGCAAGCATCTTTACAAAGGACGGACTGGCTGCTAGgctgactctgcaggcaagtgactaTCCTCATTCACTCAGGAAAAGGGGTGGGCGGATCAGCCTGGGGACGCGTCCTATTCCCAGCAGTCATTTCCACAGGGCTTTTTAAAGATGTGTGAGCTGAGCCAAGTCCCACTGTGTGAAAGCCTCTGGGAGGAAATGAGCCCCACCATTTTCAGAGCCATCATCTGCGCCAGGGACTTCATGCCACGCAATGAGCCGAACAGAGGTGCTGAGCAAACACCTTTCTGTGAGACACGTTTTGGTGTTTACCAGAGGAACGTCAGGCTTACACTTCCCTGTTCCAAACAGCCTTACACTCCTGCCTTACAAGCCCCCTTTGTAAGCCGCGGCTGTGAAC
Encoded here:
- the Mrap2 gene encoding melanocortin-2 receptor accessory protein 2 isoform X2, with protein sequence MNSFVSDFGKPLEPEKVFSRHGTEESRSLFHCYVNEVEHLDRATARQQTTAFDSAVQLQGAVRSGRLPEEEMSRFMKFDIPNFVNMDQNSSFGEDDLLISEPPIVLENKPVSQTSHKDLD
- the Mrap2 gene encoding melanocortin-2 receptor accessory protein 2 isoform X1, translated to MEMSAQRLMSNKTSPQSASNSDYTWEYEYYEIGPVSFEGLKAHKYSIVIGFWVGLAVFVIFMFFVLTLLTKTGAPHQDNAESSEKRFRMNSFVSDFGKPLEPEKVFSRHGTEESRSLFHCYVNEVEHLDRATARQQTTAFDSAVQLQGAVRSGRLPEEEMSRFMKFDIPNFVNMDQNSSFGEDDLLISEPPIVLENKPVSQTSHKDLD